One genomic window of Candidatus Kuenenia stuttgartiensis includes the following:
- a CDS encoding toxin-antitoxin system TumE family protein: MSVIKEYLAQLDKFLSNVPFKLLTNVQSENRGDAALYVKGEIIFADKSELHFKEYFIAIPALKRLAYSYHYQAHDKKLIFRYDNAEHYTEIETYPHHKHIQNEVLPSKNVDITEVINEIVRSFAK; encoded by the coding sequence ATGTCAGTCATAAAAGAGTATCTTGCTCAATTGGATAAATTTCTCAGTAATGTGCCGTTTAAACTCCTTACCAATGTTCAGTCGGAAAATAGAGGCGATGCTGCATTGTATGTCAAAGGAGAGATTATATTTGCTGATAAAAGTGAACTGCATTTTAAAGAGTACTTTATTGCTATCCCCGCTTTAAAAAGACTGGCTTATTCCTATCATTATCAGGCTCATGACAAGAAATTAATTTTTAGATATGATAATGCAGAACATTATACAGAAATTGAAACCTATCCACATCACAAGCATATTCAAAATGAAGTTTTACCTTCCAAAAATGTAGATATTACAGAAGTCATAAACGAGATAGTAAGATCCTTTGCAAAGTAA
- the pglX gene encoding BREX-1 system adenine-specific DNA-methyltransferase PglX, whose translation MDKEIRNKIKKMVQDARKALLKEIGELLEGAFGLHKDGTIEDISRLPQIKDDQNVIKAREGFAYVIERETVAGSKRHEAVERLILGLTFTHLNRLVALKLMERRKVIRETVSRGSKSNGFVHYVVDVLKKTDLSQLDDIDIAYQDYILYQCREVAEEIKVLFDQEDLSSYVFPRPRALKAVLEIINNPEIDNIWDFDETIGWIYQYFTPKEIREQARAESSAPRNSWELAFRNQFYTPRYVVQFLTDNTLGRMWYEIMQGNTRLSEYCEYMVKPRNEVFLQRDEKPAAQADSFQVPFREKKDPRLLKILDPACGSGHFLLYVFNLLMIIYREAYDDKDLGIALQKDYPDKDAFEREIPRLILENNLYGIDIDLRAIQIAALALWLRAQREWVKIRREDRPRVRNAHFICAEPMPGNQKLFEDFVSTLKPALLGDLVRNVWEKMKLAGEAGSLLQIEQELRAAIQEAKRKWEGPLKPVQVPLFGKSEPRQLSLSLSEIKDEDFFKEAEEKVFSALRDYAEKVKAENHGYSRRLFAEESIRGFQFVEVLQNRFDVVLMNPPFGAASLPSRGYIDKTYPRTKNDVYAAFVERILQLLHDKGFIGIISSRTGFFLSSFTKWREEILMKESSLHAVADFGFGVLEAMVETAAYTIEKTPATGRKAIFFRLLKDDVDAKGEKLLEAIQNAQSEKRFDIQLDSFSLVPNTPFSYWVCDRIRNKFKEFPPFEGNGGTVKQGLATADDFRFVRANWEVKPTDINAIKWADWLNVKDENISEQQTIFVEQTANKRWATFVKGGEYSPYYSDIHLVVNYKYKGRELYLFAGSVIRNPDYYFRSGLTYPLVNRRFNSREMNAGCIFSHKGIAIFSEFGLLNALGFFNSTLTEKFIMMLRAQHGYEVGQVQRIPVKKPNVDKLTELSLKIVNCQQSLYYGDETTHVFLVPPLLRLINIPLSETSEDIQEKEIKKNNEIVCIQLKVNNIIYDLYDIDFTDRRIIEHELGQTIQVQDEVEKESDKAETEEEIISESIVDRVQNLLMWCIGAVFGRWDVRMALDKSLIPKLANPFDPMPVCSPGMLLSPDGYPATLGSIVSEAWLKRRVNVLDVPTDVPNPTIADKDYPIQVDWNGILVDDEGHSNDIVKKVHEVLVLIYGEHADEREREILEILDVKSLRDYFRQPKRFFDFHIKRYSKSRRKAPIYWLLQTKKKNYGIWLYYHKLDNDTLFKILRNYVEPKLNLISSQILEVSQKVVNTDGRDKLTYEKELEKLDELRQEITEFKEELEKVAKMGYDPNFDDGVILNMAPLHTVIPWSEPPKYWKDLESGKYDWAHIAMKYWSERVKAKCKKDKSLAIAHGYE comes from the coding sequence GTGGATAAAGAAATCCGTAATAAAATAAAAAAGATGGTGCAGGATGCGCGTAAAGCGCTTTTAAAGGAGATAGGTGAGTTACTTGAAGGTGCATTTGGACTGCACAAAGATGGAACTATCGAAGATATCTCCCGCTTGCCACAAATCAAAGATGATCAGAACGTAATAAAAGCCCGTGAAGGATTTGCATACGTCATTGAGCGGGAAACTGTGGCCGGAAGCAAGAGACATGAAGCTGTGGAAAGATTGATACTTGGTTTGACATTTACCCACCTGAACCGTCTTGTGGCCTTGAAACTCATGGAGCGGAGAAAGGTCATCCGGGAGACTGTTTCCCGCGGCAGCAAATCCAATGGTTTCGTCCACTACGTGGTGGATGTGTTAAAAAAGACTGATTTATCACAGCTTGATGACATAGACATTGCTTACCAGGATTATATTTTGTACCAATGCAGAGAAGTTGCAGAGGAGATTAAAGTCCTCTTTGACCAGGAAGACCTTTCATCTTATGTATTTCCAAGACCGCGGGCATTAAAGGCTGTTTTAGAAATCATAAATAATCCGGAGATTGACAATATATGGGATTTTGATGAAACCATCGGGTGGATTTATCAATATTTCACGCCAAAAGAGATCAGGGAGCAGGCAAGGGCTGAAAGCTCTGCACCACGCAATTCCTGGGAACTGGCATTCCGCAATCAATTCTATACGCCAAGATACGTTGTGCAGTTTCTCACTGATAATACCCTCGGCAGGATGTGGTATGAGATTATGCAGGGGAATACCAGGCTTTCAGAATACTGCGAATATATGGTCAAGCCCAGGAATGAGGTATTCCTTCAGAGGGATGAAAAACCGGCTGCACAAGCAGATAGCTTTCAGGTTCCTTTCCGTGAGAAAAAAGACCCGCGATTGCTAAAGATACTTGATCCGGCATGCGGTAGCGGGCATTTTCTGCTGTATGTATTTAACCTGCTGATGATTATATACAGAGAGGCTTATGACGATAAAGACCTGGGAATAGCATTACAGAAAGATTATCCTGATAAAGATGCATTTGAGCGTGAGATCCCTCGCCTGATACTCGAAAATAACCTCTATGGCATAGACATTGACCTGAGAGCAATTCAGATTGCCGCCCTTGCCCTCTGGCTCAGGGCGCAGAGGGAGTGGGTCAAGATACGCAGGGAAGACAGACCAAGAGTAAGGAATGCACACTTTATTTGTGCGGAACCAATGCCAGGTAACCAGAAGCTTTTTGAGGATTTTGTCTCCACGCTAAAACCTGCCCTTTTGGGTGATCTGGTGAGAAATGTATGGGAAAAGATGAAGCTTGCTGGTGAGGCAGGCTCATTATTACAAATAGAGCAGGAGTTGAGAGCAGCAATACAAGAGGCAAAGCGAAAATGGGAAGGCCCGCTGAAGCCGGTTCAAGTGCCCCTTTTTGGAAAATCAGAGCCCAGGCAATTATCGCTCTCCTTATCAGAGATAAAAGATGAGGATTTCTTCAAAGAGGCAGAGGAGAAGGTTTTTTCTGCCCTGAGAGATTATGCGGAGAAAGTTAAAGCAGAAAATCACGGTTATAGCAGACGGCTGTTTGCAGAGGAATCAATCAGGGGGTTTCAGTTTGTAGAAGTGTTGCAGAATCGCTTTGATGTTGTCTTGATGAATCCACCGTTTGGAGCAGCAAGCTTACCGTCTAGGGGATATATTGACAAGACATACCCCCGAACCAAAAATGATGTTTATGCCGCATTTGTAGAGCGGATCCTTCAATTGCTTCATGATAAAGGCTTTATTGGGATTATCTCAAGCAGGACAGGCTTTTTCCTTTCTAGCTTTACAAAGTGGAGAGAAGAGATACTGATGAAGGAATCAAGTTTACATGCCGTTGCAGATTTTGGTTTCGGTGTCCTTGAGGCGATGGTTGAAACAGCCGCTTATACAATCGAAAAAACTCCCGCAACCGGAAGAAAAGCAATTTTCTTTAGATTACTAAAGGATGATGTTGATGCTAAAGGCGAAAAGTTGTTGGAAGCTATACAGAATGCTCAAAGCGAGAAACGTTTTGATATACAATTGGACTCATTTTCCCTTGTGCCGAATACACCTTTCTCCTATTGGGTCTGCGATAGGATCAGGAATAAGTTTAAGGAGTTTCCACCATTTGAAGGAAATGGGGGAACAGTAAAACAAGGGCTTGCAACTGCTGATGATTTTCGTTTTGTTCGTGCAAACTGGGAAGTAAAACCAACAGATATTAACGCAATAAAATGGGCTGATTGGTTAAATGTGAAAGACGAAAATATTTCTGAGCAGCAAACTATTTTCGTAGAACAGACAGCAAATAAAAGATGGGCAACTTTTGTTAAGGGTGGAGAGTATTCTCCATATTATTCAGATATTCATTTGGTAGTAAATTATAAATATAAAGGTAGAGAACTGTATTTGTTTGCAGGTTCAGTAATTAGAAATCCAGATTATTACTTTCGTTCTGGATTGACATATCCATTAGTAAATAGACGTTTCAATTCAAGAGAGATGAACGCAGGTTGTATTTTTAGCCATAAAGGAATAGCGATTTTCTCAGAATTTGGATTATTAAATGCTTTGGGTTTTTTTAATAGTACCTTGACTGAGAAGTTTATTATGATGCTAAGAGCTCAACATGGTTATGAAGTTGGTCAAGTGCAGAGAATACCAGTTAAGAAACCCAATGTCGATAAATTAACAGAATTGTCGTTAAAAATCGTTAATTGTCAACAATCACTTTATTACGGCGATGAAACAACTCATGTTTTTTTAGTTCCACCTCTACTTAGATTGATTAACATCCCTTTATCAGAAACGAGTGAAGATATTCAAGAGAAAGAAATCAAAAAAAATAATGAAATTGTCTGTATACAGTTGAAAGTCAATAATATTATCTATGACTTATATGATATTGATTTTACTGATCGCAGAATTATTGAACACGAATTAGGACAAACTATTCAAGTACAAGATGAAGTGGAAAAGGAATCAGACAAAGCTGAAACTGAAGAAGAGATCATTTCCGAAAGCATTGTTGATCGTGTTCAAAATCTGCTTATGTGGTGCATTGGTGCCGTCTTTGGTCGTTGGGATGTGCGGATGGCTTTAGATAAATCACTCATTCCAAAACTCGCAAACCCATTTGATCCGATGCCTGTATGCTCACCTGGAATGCTCCTCTCTCCAGATGGTTATCCTGCGACTTTGGGGAGTATCGTCAGTGAAGCATGGCTAAAAAGGCGGGTTAATGTGCTTGATGTTCCAACGGACGTGCCAAATCCCACTATTGCTGACAAAGATTACCCGATACAGGTTGATTGGAACGGCATTTTAGTTGATGATGAAGGACACAGCAATGATATTGTAAAAAAAGTGCATGAAGTGTTGGTTTTAATCTATGGTGAACATGCGGACGAACGAGAGCGGGAGATATTGGAGATTCTTGATGTAAAAAGCCTTCGTGACTATTTCAGGCAACCAAAGAGATTCTTTGACTTTCATATCAAAAGATACTCAAAGAGTCGTCGCAAAGCACCGATATATTGGCTTCTCCAAACGAAAAAGAAAAACTATGGAATTTGGCTCTATTATCACAAATTGGATAACGACACCCTTTTTAAAATATTACGGAACTACGTTGAGCCAAAGCTAAACCTTATTTCCAGCCAGATTTTAGAGGTATCTCAAAAGGTCGTAAATACTGACGGAAGAGATAAGCTAACCTATGAAAAGGAACTGGAAAAGCTAGATGAATTAAGGCAGGAGATAACAGAGTTCAAAGAGGAACTGGAGAAGGTTGCAAAGATGGGCTACGATCCAAACTTTGACGATGGAGTGATATTAAACATGGCACCGCTTCATACTGTGATACCATGGAGCGAGCCTCCAAAATACTGGAAAGATTTGGAATCTGGTAAATATGACTGGGCACATATTGCAATGAAGTATTGGTCGGAAAGAGTTAAAGCAAAATGCAAAAAGGACAAATCCCTTGCCATAGCGCATGGTTATGAATAA